The Microbaculum marinisediminis sequence ACAGCCCGCACCTCTACACGGTGCTGGAGGGCTGGGCCTTCCGGTACAAGACCCTGCCCGACGGCCGTCGCCAGATCCTCAATTACGCCATGCCCGGCGATCTCGTCGGCCTGCAGAGTTCGGTGTTCGAGGTCATGAGCCATGGCGTAGAGGCGCTGACCGACATGCTTCTGTGCGTATTCCCGCGCGACAAGCTGTGGAACCTCTATACGCGCCATCCCGGGCTCGCCTTCGACGTGACGTGGCTCGCCTCACGGGAGGAGCGGCTTCTGGACGAGAACCTGCTGACGGTCGGTCGCCGCACCGCGCTCGAGCGCATCGCCTTCCTGATCTGGCATCTCTACAAACGTGCCCGGAGCGTGGGGCTGACCAAAGGCGGCAGGCTGGACCTTCCGATCACCCAGCAGCATCTTGCCGATACGCTCGGCCTGTCCCTTGTCCACACCAACAAGACCCTGAAGAAGCTCAAGGCGCGGGGATGCATTTCCTGGGAAGAGCGGACCCTGGAGATTCGCGACAAGGCGGGCCTTCTCGAGATCGCCCAGGTCGAGGATACAGACGAGGCTCCACGCCCGTTTCTCTGATCCCGATCGGATGGAAAACCGCACCAGGACCTGAAAGACGAGAAAACTCGCGGGACCGGAGGTCCGCGAGCTTCGTCGATGGCCGGATACATCCTTGCCGGGGCCGAGAAAGCAGCCCAGGCGATCATCCCGAAACAGATGGCGACGACTTCGGGCGCGGCAGACTGGCGCCGCCGCCCGAAGTCCCACGATCACGTTTCACTGCGAGCTCCTGTATCTGGGTACGAATTGGAGCCTCGCCGCAGGAAACCGCGTCGTCAGTGGCGGTTGAGCCAGCGGTCGACCTGCCGTTCGGCATCTTCCTTCGCCACTCCGTAGCGCTCCTGGATCCGGCCGACGAGCTGCTGGCGATTGCCGTCGATCACATCGAGATCGCGGTCCGTCAGCTTGCCCCATTCGGTTTGCACCTTGCCGGTGAACTGCTTCCACTGGCCTTCGATCTGATCCCAGTTCATGGGTCTCCTTTCCGACGCGCGGGCCGGGCGCCGCGGGGACGGCGTCTTCGTGTCGCGACACGCGCGGCTGCGTGTTGCCGTTGATGGCTTTCCGGTCCGGTCAGCGACGATTTCGCTGTCGGACCGGCCTGCCGGGAAAACGGCGAACCGGCCGGATGGTTCCGACAAACATCGCAATTCGCGGTCTGCGTGATCGTTTCGAAATGTCCCCGTGCGACCGGAACCAGTTAGCCGGCTTGCGCGTTAATATCGATCATCGTTTCGAGGCGACCATGACCCAATCACCCGCGCCGGAAGCACCGGCGGACATCCCACGTGACTCCGCAGGATCCGACGTTGTTCAACTGTCCGGGCCCGTGCGCGCATCCCTGTTCATCATCGCCGGCGCGGCCGTCCTGTTCGGCATGTATTTCGGCCGGGGGCTGTTCATGCCGATCGCGATCGCCCTGGTGCTGTCGCTGACCCTGAGCCCGATCGTCCGCACGGCAAGCCGCCGGGGCCTTCCCGCAGGACTGACGGCCAGCGTCCTCGTGGTCGGCCTGGCGACGACGCTGCTGGTCGGATCGCTGACCCTGACCCAGCCGATCATGGATTGGATCGACGACGCGCCCAGTATCGGGCGGCAACTGCGCGATCGGCTCGAAAGCATACGGAAACCGGTGGAAGCGGTGAACGAAGCAGGAAAGGAGGTCCAGAAGATCGCCGAATCTGAGGATCCGACCGTTCAGGAAGTCAGCGTCCGCCAGCCTGGCCTTCTAAACCGCGCGGCGAACCACGTTGCCGGAATCGGGGCGACGATCCTCGTCACTTTCGGTCTGACGCTCTACATGCTGGCCTACAGCTCGACCTTCTACGAAAAGGTCGTTCGCGTCCTGCCCCGGCTGAGCGACAAGAAGCGCGCGCTGCGGATTGCCTATGACGTCGAACGGATTGTCTCCCGCTATCTGCTGACGGTTGCCTCGATCAACGTGGTCCTCGGGATAATCATCGGCATCTCGATGTGGCTTGCGGGCATGCCCAACCCGATCCTGTGGGGGCTTGCGGCGATGCTGTTGAACTTTCTCCCCTATATCGGCGCCGCCGTCGGCGTCCTGGTGTCCGCCGCCGTCGCGCTCGTCACCTTCGATTCCATTCTCCAGGCACTCGTTGCGCCGCTCGTCTATCTCTGCGTCACCGCGCTCGAAGGCAACTTCATCACCCCGGCGATCCTGGGACGTCGGCTGGAACTCAATCCCGTGGCCATCCTGCTGTCGGTCCTGCTGTGGGGTTTCGTATGGGGCGTCATCGGTATCCTGATCGCCGTCCCCCTGCTCGTCGTCCTCAAGGTTTTCTGCGATCACGTGGACGGGTTGCATGGGCTCGGCGAGTTTCTGTCCGGCGCTCGCCCGCCCCCCGACGAACCGGAGGAACCCGTCGCGACGCCCCGCACGGCCGGCTGACCCGGTACGCGCCCCGCGACCAAGCATCGGGCTCTGCGCCTAACTCGCTCCCCGGACCCGATCGGCGGCGGCTCGGCCCGCGATCGAACCCAGCGCGACGGCCGTCAGCAGGCCGTTGCCGGACAGATATCCCTCGATCCGGCTTCCGGAGACGCCGCATGCCGCGCCGCCGCCGGCGAACAGATTGGCGATCGGCGTGCCGTCATTCTTTCGAACGCGTGCGGATCCGTCGACGACAAGACCGCCCTGCGTGTGGAACAGCGCGCCGGTGACCCGGACCGCATGGTAGGGCGGCTTCAGCCCCGGTTGCCGGCTGAAATCCCGGCCGAAAGGATCGGGTTGCGCGCCGCGGCGAAACCGCTCGACGTCGGCAAGTGTATTTTCCAGTGCCTCGGCGGGCACCTTCATCAGCGCGGCCAGCCCGGCAACCGTGTCGGCGCTGAGGATGGCCCCGGCACTGTCGGCGTCCCGGTAATCCGGAAAAGCGAGACCGAGTTCGTGCAGTCGCCCGTCATAGACGTCCCAGGCGATGCCGCCGGGCTGCTCCAGGACGCGGGTCGCCTGCTCCGAATAGCCCTGATGCTCGTTGGAGAAGCGCGCACCGTCCACGTTGACCTGGATACCGCCTTCCATCATCAGCGCCCAGGTGATCAGCACGCCGTGCGGATGCGCGAGCGAGCCGTGGCCCTGGCACGCGCCCAGGTGGCGCGTCGCCGCCCCGAGCGCTTCGCCCCACAGCACCGCGTCGCCTTTGTTGCCCGGATGGCCGTAGTAAGGCGCGTCCGCCATCACCGGGATGTACTGCCGAACCAGGTCGCGGTTGCCGCCGTAGCCGTTGCAGGCAAGCACCAGCGCGCCGCAACCGATCCTTTCCGCCCCGCCGTCCGGGCGCACGATCTCGAGTCCGGCGACCGTCCCGTCCGGCTCGGCGAACAGCGTGGTCACGTGCGCGTCCGTGACGATCGGGATGGCCGCCGCCTCGGCCGCCGCGAGAAGCCGGGCCATCAGCCCGGCGCCGGTCTTTTCGGGAACCGCGTGCATGCGATGGACCGAGTGACCGGGATACAGGAAGTCGTCGAGCACCAGCCAGTCTAGGCCGTGGCTGTCGGCAAGCCATTCGAGCGTCGGCCCGATCTCGCGGGTCACGGCCGCGACGATTGCCGGGTCGGCCTCGTTGCCGGCCTTCCTCTGGATATCCGCGGAAAACCGTTCGGCGGAATCGACGATGCCGAGCGCCGCCTGGAACCGCGTCGCAGCCGCCGGAATGAACCCCGACGACATGGAGGTCGATCCGGTCGGACTGTGGTCGCGCTCGACGACGATGACGTCGGCCCCGGCATCGGCCGCCCGCAGGGCCGCCACCAGCCCGCAGGCGCCCGCGCCGATCACCAGCACATCGCAGCGCGTCTCGAAGGCGACGTTCGCCGCTGGCGCGATGCGCGGGCTCATGATCTCAAGCCGCCTCGATCAACTGCATGGCCTGAGCGCAGGTGCGCACCGATACGATGCTCGAAAGATCGGCCAGCGCGGTCTCGTGCACGTCGCTGCGGAACGCGGCGCAGCCGTCGGACAGCACCGTGACGCCGAAGTCGCGGACATGGGCGTCCCGCACGGTGGAGGCGACGCCGCCATTCGTCACGATGCCGCAGACGATGAGGCTGTCGATGCCGGCGCGCCGCAGCACATATTCGAGCCGGCTCATGAAGAAGGCGGAATAGGCGACCTTCTCGACCGTCAGGTCGGCCGGCTGCAAGGTGTCGACGAGTTGGTGGCCCCATGCGCCCGGTTCGAAGTCGCCCCTGGCGAGGAACGGGCGCAGCGTCTTCAGGTGCGGCGAGATGAAGGGCTCACCGCCCTTGCCGGGCACCAGCGTGAATTGCGTCGAGACGATCCAGCCGCCCTTCGCGCGCAAGGCATCGGCAAGCGGTTTGATCCGCTCGGGCAATGCCGCGATGTCCGCCGCCGACTGGCCAGCGCGACCATATGCGCCGTCGGAATGCAGGAAGTCGTTCTGCAGATCGACGATGAGCAGCCCCGTGCGCGCAATATCGAAACCGGCCTCACGCATCGTCCGCCCTCACCTGCCGGGTGATCACCACATTGCCGAAACGGTCGACGCGCCCGACTAGGCCGGGATCGATGAAGATCGTGGTGTCGGGCTGTTCGAGGATCGCCGGCCCCGCGATCTCGGTCCCTTCCGACAGATCGAGCCGCTCGTAGACCGGCGTGTCGATATCGACGCCGTCGACGCGCACGCGCCGGGAACCGACGCGGCAGTCCTCGAGCCCCCGATCGGAGGACGGGGCGAACACGGTCATGTCGAAGGCAGGCCGCCGGCCGATCACCGCGACACGGTAGTTCATCACCCGCACCGGAATGCCGGCGAGGAGGCGCCCGAACGCACGGCGATAGGCGGTTTCGAACGCCGCGCGGATCGCCTCCACCGTCAGGCCGCCGGACGGGATCTCGACCGGCGCCGTGACCGTATGGGTCTGGCCGAGATAGAGCATGTCGAGCTCGAACACCCGGTCGATCCGCTCGAAGGCGACACCGGCGCGCGCCAGCAGCATTTCCGTCTCCGCGGCGACCGCCTGCATTTCCTTGCCGAGAGCGGGCGCGTCGACCTCGTCGAGCAGCCGGTTGACGGTCTGCACGCGATCATGGCGCATGTCGGCGACGACACAGCCGAGCGCCGAGGTGACCCCGGGATAGCGCGGCACCAGCGCCGAGCGCAGGCCGACATCCTTGAGGAGCGCGCCGGTGTGCAGCGCGCCGCCGCCGCCGAACGGCATGGCCGCGAACTTGTCGGGATCGTAGCCGCGTTCGATCGACACCAGCCGGATCGCGCCGGCCATCTTGGCGTTGGCGACCTTGAGGATCGCCTCCGCCGCTTCCATCGCGTCGATGCCGAGCGGCGCGGCGATCTCGCGCGCGATCGCCGCGCGCGCCGCTTCGACATCGAGCGCGTCGAGCTTGCCGCCGATCGGCCGGGCGGCGTTGATGCGCCCCAGCACGAGATTGGCGTCCGTGACGGTCGGGCGATCGTTGCCAAGGCCATAGCAGACCGGCCCCGGGTTGGAGCCGGCCGATTCCGGGCCTACCTGCAGGAGACCGCCCTCGTCGACATGGGCGATCGATCCCCCGCCGGCGCCGATCGTCGTGATCTCGATCATCGGCGTGCGCACGACCATGCCGAAGTCGATCGCCGTCTGCGCGGCGAGCGCCGCCTCGCCGCCCGCGATGAGCGAGACGTCGAAGGACGTTCCCCCCATGTCGCACGTGATCACGTTGGGAAACCCGGCCGCCGCCGAGATCGCCTTCGCCGCGATGACACCGGCCGCCGGGCCGGACAGCGCGGTGCGCACCGGATAGCGCTTGGCCGTTTCCACCGACATGACGCCGCCGTTCGACTGGACGATCAGCACGTCGCCGGAGAAATCGCGGTCGTCCAGTGCCGTTTCCAGGCGGTCGAGATAGCTGGAGACGACCGGCTGCAGGTAGGCATTGAGCGTTGCCGTCGACAGCCGTTCGAACTCGCGGATCTCGGGGATGATCTCGGTCGCCGCCGTCACGTAGTCGTTCGGCCAGATCGACCGCACCGCCTCGACGGCGATCGCCTCGTTGTCGTTGTTGGCGTAACCGTTGATGAAGAAAACGCAGACCGACTCGCAGCCGGCCGCCCGCAGGGCCTCGGCGCGTTCGGCGACCTCGCCCGGATCGACCGTCTGCAGAACGTTGCCGTCGGCCAGCACCCGCTCGCGGACCTCAACGCGGCGGTCGCGCGGCACGATCGGCGTGAACGTGCCCCACAGCCCCCAGGTCGTCGGCCGGTCGCGCCGCCGCATTTCCAGAACGTCGCGGAAGCCCTCGGTCGTGATGATCCCGGTTGGCGCCCCCTTGCGTTCCAGCAGCGCGTTGGTGCCCACCGTCGTGCCGTGCACCACCGTCGCGATATCGGCGAAGTCGTCAGCGACGGCCGAAATCCCCTCGACGAAGCCGATCGACTGGTCGCCGCGCGTCGACGGCACCTTCGCCGTGGTGACACGCCCCGTCGCCTCGTCCCACAGGAAGATGTCGGTGAAGGTTCCGCCGACGTCGACCCCAATCGCGTAGCGCCGCCCGCTCATGCCGCCGCACTCGCCTGGCGAAGCGCACGCGTCGCGGCTTCGTCGACCTTGCCGTCACCGTCGATCACGACGCCATAGTCGGCCTCGGCCGCTTCCCGCGACACGAAGCCGAGGCCGACGTCGCGCGCGACCGCATCCGGCTGCCGCGTCATCGGATCGCCGTAGCCGCCGCCACCCGGCGTCTCGAGCCGTACGTGCTGGCCGCGTGCCAGCTTCACACCCACCATCTTGGACGTCATCGCAGGCGACTTCTCTCCCTCGTTGGTGTCGTAGACGAACCGGTTCAAAGCGGCCGGCTTGCCGCCGACGACGCCGGGCGGCGCGAAGCGGCCGCGCTCGCCGAACAGGAACGCGTCGGCGCTCTCCTCGATAAGCTCGATTTCGTAGACGGCGCCGAGACCGCCGCGATGATTGCCTGGGCCGCCCGAATCCGGCCTGAGCGCCCATTGGGTGAACCGGACGGGATAGGCCGCTTCGAGGATTTCCAGCGGCGGGATCGTCGCCGTCGAGATCGGCGCGTTGCCGTGGTTGAGGCCGTCGCCTTTGGGATGGCCGCCGTGGCCGCCGCCGAAGAAGGAAAACATGACCCAGCGCCGCCCGTCGCCGCGGTGTCCGGCAAGCGACAGCGCGTTGATCGTGCCGTAGGCGCATCCGTTCGACCGCTCCGGCGCGATCGTCGCCACGGCCTGGAAGACGACGTCGATCAGCCGCAGGATCGTCTCGGTGTAGCCTCCGACGGGCTTCGGGGCGTCGACCGCCAGGATCGAGCCCTCCGGGATGTCGAAATCGACCGGTTCGAGCACGCCCGCATTCGCCGGCACGTCGCCGAAGACGTGCTTGAGCGCGACGTAGCAGGCGGCGACCGTGGTCGCCCGCGAGATGTTCAGGGGCCCGCTGCAGGCAACCGCCGAGCGCGAGAAATCCATGCGCATCCGCTCGCCCTCGATGGTGAGGTCGAGCGCGATCTTCAACGGTTCGTCGACGATGCCGTCATTGTCGAGAAAATCCTCCGCCGACACGGTGCCGTCGGGCAGGTCCCGGATCTGCGCCCGCATCAGCCGGGCGGCGCGAACCTTGAGTTCGCCCAGGGCCTCGGCCACGGTCTCCGCACCGTATTCGCCGAGCAGTTCCTGCATGCGGCGGACGCCGAGATCGAGCGCGTTGATCTGGCCGTTCAGGTCGCCGTAGAGCGATGTCGGCAGCCGCGAGTTCGCCGACAGGATGTCGATCACGTCCTGGCGCAGCGCGCCCTGGTCGAACAGCTTCACCGGCGGGATCAGCATGCCTTCCTGGAAGCACTCGGTGGCGACCGGGTTGTAGTTGCCGGGCACGTTGCCGCCGACGTCGTGCCAGTGGCCGACCGAGGCCAGGTAGCAGAACACCTCGCCGTTCGCGAACAGGGGCCGCACGAGCCGGAAGTCGGACAGGTGCGTGCCGCCGGCATAGGGATCGTTGAAGATCCAGACGTCGCCATCGCGCGGGCCGCCTTGCGCCGCGGCCTTCTCGATCACCGCCTTCACCGCGAAGGCCATGACGCCGACGAAGATCGGCAGCCCGGACTTGCCCTGCACCAGCGTGTCGCCGTTCGCCGCATCATAGATGCCGTGCGAGGCGTCGTGCGCTTCGGCAATGATCGGGTTGAAGGCCGAGCGGAACAGCGTCGCGTCCATCTCGTCGGCGATCTGCTCGAGCCGGCCCTTGAGGATCGCCAGCGTGATCGGATCGATCGCCATCACTGCTGCTCCTCGTCGTAGCGGCGCGCTTCCTCCAGCAGTTCCGGCGTGCCGACGATTCGGTTGATCCCTTCGAAATCGACCATGTTCTTGCGGAACGGCTCGTTGCTGCCATGGGCGACGAGGCTCGAATAGTAGCCCTCCAGCGTCGCCGCGATCGCGCGCACGGCCCCGCCCGGGAAGATGACGAGCGCGAAGCCGAGTGCCTCCAGATCGGCCGCCGTCATCGCCGGCGTCTTGCCGCCTTCGACCATGTTGGCCATAAGCGGCGTCCCGTCGCCGAGGCCGGCGACGATTTCGGTCATGTCCTCGACGCTCTTCGGCGCCTCGACGAAAAGCACGTCGGCGCCCGCCTCCGCGTAGGCCGCTGCGCGGTCTATGCCCGCCGAAAGCCCGTCCACGGCCACCGCGTCGGTGCGGGCGATGATCAGCGTGTCCTCACCCGAGCGGGCGTCGAGGGCGGCCTTGATCTTGCCGACCATCTCGCCGACCGACACCAGGGTCTTGCCGTCGAGATGGCCGCAGCGCTTCGGCAGGGTCTGGTCTTCGAGCTGTATCGCGCTCGCGCCGACCCGCTCGAACTGGCGCACGGTCCGCTTGACGTTGATGGCGTTGCCGAAGCCGGTATCGGCGTCGACGACGATCGGGGTCGAGATCCGGTCGCGGATGGCCGCGATCGTGTCGGCGACCTCACTCATCGACACGAGGCCGACATCGGGGCGGCCGAAGCGCGTATAGGCGATACTGGCGCCGGACAAATAGACGGCTTCCGCCCCCGCCCGCTCCGCCACGAGGCCCGACAGGCCGTCGTAGATGCCGGGTGCGACAAGGATCTTGCCGTTGCCGAGGCGCGTCTTGAGACGCGTCATACGCGGGACTCCTTCTGTACACGTGCGTCCGCCCTGGTCTTGGCGAACCGCTTCTCGAGGTGCGGGACGAGGCCGCCGTCATTGATCAGTTCGAGCAGGAACGCCGGCAGCGGATCGAGATCGATCGTGCCCCCCCGCGTCTCGTTGACGAGACAGGCGCCGGCGACGTCGAGCTTCACCGCGTCGCCGGCGGCGATCGGGCCCCCCACATCCGCCGTGAACACCGGCAAACCGACATTGATCGCGTTGCGGTGGAAAATCCCGGCGAAGGATCGTGCGACGATTCCGGCGACACCGAGCGCCTTCAACGCCTGCGCCGCCTGTTCCCGCGACGAGCCCATGCCGAAGTTCCGGCCCGCGACGATCACGTCGCCCGGCCCGACCGTGCTCGCGAATGCAGGGTCGACGGCTTCGAGGCAATGGGCGGCGAGCGTCTCGATCGGCGCGGCCATGTACTGTCCCGGCGCAAGCTGGTCGGTATCGATATCGTCGCCATAGACGAAGGCGCGTCCCGTCGTCATGCCGGACCTCCCTCGGCGAGCATTGGCCGCGGATCGGCGATACGCCCGGCGACGGCCGAGGCGGCGACCGTGAACGGCGAGGCGAGATAGACCCGAGACGACGCGGCGCCCATGCGGCCCTTGAAGTTGCGGGCAGTCGAGGAGATGCAGGTGATGTCCTCGCCGAGCCGCGCATTGCCGTAGCCGGCGCAGATGCCGCATGCGTTCGTCAGGACCTTGGCGCCGGCCTCCTCGAACACGGCCATGATGCCGTCCGCTGCGGCGCGCTCCTGGTCGCGCCGGGAGGCGGGCGCGACGAGCAACTGCACGCCCGACGCGACCTTGCGTCCGCGCAGGATCCGCGCCGCCCGTTCCAGGTCCACGTATTTCGCGCCGGTGCAGGCGCCGATATAGGCGACGTCGACCGGGGTGTCGGGATAGGCGTCGACATCGGCGGCGTTCGCCGGCGAGTGCGGCGCCGCGACCTGCGGCTGCAGCGCCGCAGCGTCTAAGACGTGATGCTCGGCGATCGCCGCGTCCGCATCGCCCTGCCAGTCCGAGATGTCGCCGGGTTCGCCGCCGGCCTCTCGAATGTACGCGGCGGTCGTCGCATCGGGGGCGATCAGACCGGTCTGGCCGCCAAGCTCGGCCGCCATGTTCGACAGCGTCATCCGCTCCTGCATGCCGAGGCTTTCGATCGCTTCGCCAGTATATTGCACGGCCTGGTACCGGCCGCCGTCCATGCCGAGCCGGCCGCACAGGGCGAGCATGATGTCCTTGGCCGCGATGCCGTCGCCGAGCCGTCCGCGCCACTCGATCAAGATCGTCTCGGGCACCCGGATCCAGATCTCGCCGGTCGCCAGAACGCCCGCCATCTCGGTCGCGCCGACGCCGAACATGTAGGCGCCGAAGGCTCCGCCGGTCGGCGAATGGCTGTCGCCGCCGACGACGAACATGCCCGGCTTCAGGTGGCCGCGCTCCGGCAGCACCACATGGCAGATCCCCACGCCGTCATAGAAGGCAACCTGCTTCTCCGCCGCCCAGCGGCGCGTCAGGTCCAGGATCTCGCGCCCGGCCTCGTCGTCACCGGGCACGAAATGATCGGAGATCAGCACCACCTTCGAGCGGTCGAACAACCCCACGCCGAGCCGCTTGAGGATCGGCTCGACGCGACGCGGGCCGCCCGAATCGTGGATCATCGCGAGATCCACCCTGGCGGTCACGATCTCGCCGGGGCTGACCGCGGACCGGCCCGAGGCGCGAGCGATGATCTTTTCGGCGAGCGTCATCGGCATGGTTCAGATTCCCAGATACGAGCGCTGCAGCTGCGGATCGCGCATCAGGTCGTCGGCCGGGCCGGACAGGCCGATCGCGCCGTTCTCCATGACGAAGGCCCGCGTCGCGATGTCCAGCGACTGGCGCACGTTCTGCTCGACCAGCAGGATCGTCAGGCCTTCCTCGTTCAGTTTGCCGATCAGCGCGAACATCTCTTCCACCAGCATCGGAGACAGGCCGAGCGACGGCTCGTCGAGAACGAGCAGTTTGGGCTCCGACATCATGCCGCGTCCGATGGCGAGCATCTGCTGCTCGCCACCCGATAGCGTGCCCGCCTTCTGCGCCATGCGCTCCCGCAGGCGCGGGAAGATCGTCAGCACGCGCTCGATATTGTGGCTGCGCCGTTCGCGCCCGCGGCGGTAGCCGCCGAGTTCGAGGTTTTCCTTGACCGACAGGTTGGGAAAGACATGGCGCCCTTCCGGGACCTGGACAAGGCCGGCCTTGACGATCGTCGCCGGATCGGACCCGGCGATGTCGGCGCCGTCGAAGCGGATCCGCCCGGCCGACGGGCGAATGAGGCCGGACAGGACGGCATTGAAGGTGGTC is a genomic window containing:
- a CDS encoding Crp/Fnr family transcriptional regulator; translation: MEEFKQGELTIAPGAPIVLEESNSPHLYTVLEGWAFRYKTLPDGRRQILNYAMPGDLVGLQSSVFEVMSHGVEALTDMLLCVFPRDKLWNLYTRHPGLAFDVTWLASREERLLDENLLTVGRRTALERIAFLIWHLYKRARSVGLTKGGRLDLPITQQHLADTLGLSLVHTNKTLKKLKARGCISWEERTLEIRDKAGLLEIAQVEDTDEAPRPFL
- a CDS encoding CsbD family protein; translation: MNWDQIEGQWKQFTGKVQTEWGKLTDRDLDVIDGNRQQLVGRIQERYGVAKEDAERQVDRWLNRH
- a CDS encoding AI-2E family transporter — its product is MRASLFIIAGAAVLFGMYFGRGLFMPIAIALVLSLTLSPIVRTASRRGLPAGLTASVLVVGLATTLLVGSLTLTQPIMDWIDDAPSIGRQLRDRLESIRKPVEAVNEAGKEVQKIAESEDPTVQEVSVRQPGLLNRAANHVAGIGATILVTFGLTLYMLAYSSTFYEKVVRVLPRLSDKKRALRIAYDVERIVSRYLLTVASINVVLGIIIGISMWLAGMPNPILWGLAAMLLNFLPYIGAAVGVLVSAAVALVTFDSILQALVAPLVYLCVTALEGNFITPAILGRRLELNPVAILLSVLLWGFVWGVIGILIAVPLLVVLKVFCDHVDGLHGLGEFLSGARPPPDEPEEPVATPRTAG
- a CDS encoding FAD-dependent oxidoreductase gives rise to the protein MSPRIAPAANVAFETRCDVLVIGAGACGLVAALRAADAGADVIVVERDHSPTGSTSMSSGFIPAAATRFQAALGIVDSAERFSADIQRKAGNEADPAIVAAVTREIGPTLEWLADSHGLDWLVLDDFLYPGHSVHRMHAVPEKTGAGLMARLLAAAEAAAIPIVTDAHVTTLFAEPDGTVAGLEIVRPDGGAERIGCGALVLACNGYGGNRDLVRQYIPVMADAPYYGHPGNKGDAVLWGEALGAATRHLGACQGHGSLAHPHGVLITWALMMEGGIQVNVDGARFSNEHQGYSEQATRVLEQPGGIAWDVYDGRLHELGLAFPDYRDADSAGAILSADTVAGLAALMKVPAEALENTLADVERFRRGAQPDPFGRDFSRQPGLKPPYHAVRVTGALFHTQGGLVVDGSARVRKNDGTPIANLFAGGGAACGVSGSRIEGYLSGNGLLTAVALGSIAGRAAADRVRGAS
- a CDS encoding cysteine hydrolase family protein, which produces MREAGFDIARTGLLIVDLQNDFLHSDGAYGRAGQSAADIAALPERIKPLADALRAKGGWIVSTQFTLVPGKGGEPFISPHLKTLRPFLARGDFEPGAWGHQLVDTLQPADLTVEKVAYSAFFMSRLEYVLRRAGIDSLIVCGIVTNGGVASTVRDAHVRDFGVTVLSDGCAAFRSDVHETALADLSSIVSVRTCAQAMQLIEAA
- a CDS encoding hydantoinase/oxoprolinase family protein, with the translated sequence MSGRRYAIGVDVGGTFTDIFLWDEATGRVTTAKVPSTRGDQSIGFVEGISAVADDFADIATVVHGTTVGTNALLERKGAPTGIITTEGFRDVLEMRRRDRPTTWGLWGTFTPIVPRDRRVEVRERVLADGNVLQTVDPGEVAERAEALRAAGCESVCVFFINGYANNDNEAIAVEAVRSIWPNDYVTAATEIIPEIREFERLSTATLNAYLQPVVSSYLDRLETALDDRDFSGDVLIVQSNGGVMSVETAKRYPVRTALSGPAAGVIAAKAISAAAGFPNVITCDMGGTSFDVSLIAGGEAALAAQTAIDFGMVVRTPMIEITTIGAGGGSIAHVDEGGLLQVGPESAGSNPGPVCYGLGNDRPTVTDANLVLGRINAARPIGGKLDALDVEAARAAIAREIAAPLGIDAMEAAEAILKVANAKMAGAIRLVSIERGYDPDKFAAMPFGGGGALHTGALLKDVGLRSALVPRYPGVTSALGCVVADMRHDRVQTVNRLLDEVDAPALGKEMQAVAAETEMLLARAGVAFERIDRVFELDMLYLGQTHTVTAPVEIPSGGLTVEAIRAAFETAYRRAFGRLLAGIPVRVMNYRVAVIGRRPAFDMTVFAPSSDRGLEDCRVGSRRVRVDGVDIDTPVYERLDLSEGTEIAGPAILEQPDTTIFIDPGLVGRVDRFGNVVITRQVRADDA
- a CDS encoding hydantoinase B/oxoprolinase family protein, whose protein sequence is MMAIDPITLAILKGRLEQIADEMDATLFRSAFNPIIAEAHDASHGIYDAANGDTLVQGKSGLPIFVGVMAFAVKAVIEKAAAQGGPRDGDVWIFNDPYAGGTHLSDFRLVRPLFANGEVFCYLASVGHWHDVGGNVPGNYNPVATECFQEGMLIPPVKLFDQGALRQDVIDILSANSRLPTSLYGDLNGQINALDLGVRRMQELLGEYGAETVAEALGELKVRAARLMRAQIRDLPDGTVSAEDFLDNDGIVDEPLKIALDLTIEGERMRMDFSRSAVACSGPLNISRATTVAACYVALKHVFGDVPANAGVLEPVDFDIPEGSILAVDAPKPVGGYTETILRLIDVVFQAVATIAPERSNGCAYGTINALSLAGHRGDGRRWVMFSFFGGGHGGHPKGDGLNHGNAPISTATIPPLEILEAAYPVRFTQWALRPDSGGPGNHRGGLGAVYEIELIEESADAFLFGERGRFAPPGVVGGKPAALNRFVYDTNEGEKSPAMTSKMVGVKLARGQHVRLETPGGGGYGDPMTRQPDAVARDVGLGFVSREAAEADYGVVIDGDGKVDEAATRALRQASAAA
- a CDS encoding isocitrate lyase/PEP mutase family protein, whose protein sequence is MTRLKTRLGNGKILVAPGIYDGLSGLVAERAGAEAVYLSGASIAYTRFGRPDVGLVSMSEVADTIAAIRDRISTPIVVDADTGFGNAINVKRTVRQFERVGASAIQLEDQTLPKRCGHLDGKTLVSVGEMVGKIKAALDARSGEDTLIIARTDAVAVDGLSAGIDRAAAYAEAGADVLFVEAPKSVEDMTEIVAGLGDGTPLMANMVEGGKTPAMTAADLEALGFALVIFPGGAVRAIAATLEGYYSSLVAHGSNEPFRKNMVDFEGINRIVGTPELLEEARRYDEEQQ
- a CDS encoding 3-isopropylmalate dehydratase; translated protein: MTTGRAFVYGDDIDTDQLAPGQYMAAPIETLAAHCLEAVDPAFASTVGPGDVIVAGRNFGMGSSREQAAQALKALGVAGIVARSFAGIFHRNAINVGLPVFTADVGGPIAAGDAVKLDVAGACLVNETRGGTIDLDPLPAFLLELINDGGLVPHLEKRFAKTRADARVQKESRV
- a CDS encoding 3-isopropylmalate dehydratase large subunit, whose translation is MPMTLAEKIIARASGRSAVSPGEIVTARVDLAMIHDSGGPRRVEPILKRLGVGLFDRSKVVLISDHFVPGDDEAGREILDLTRRWAAEKQVAFYDGVGICHVVLPERGHLKPGMFVVGGDSHSPTGGAFGAYMFGVGATEMAGVLATGEIWIRVPETILIEWRGRLGDGIAAKDIMLALCGRLGMDGGRYQAVQYTGEAIESLGMQERMTLSNMAAELGGQTGLIAPDATTAAYIREAGGEPGDISDWQGDADAAIAEHHVLDAAALQPQVAAPHSPANAADVDAYPDTPVDVAYIGACTGAKYVDLERAARILRGRKVASGVQLLVAPASRRDQERAAADGIMAVFEEAGAKVLTNACGICAGYGNARLGEDITCISSTARNFKGRMGAASSRVYLASPFTVAASAVAGRIADPRPMLAEGGPA
- a CDS encoding ABC transporter ATP-binding protein, coding for MLEVAGLRAGYGETEILRGIDLAIADSEIVALLGSNGAGKTTFNAVLSGLIRPSAGRIRFDGADIAGSDPATIVKAGLVQVPEGRHVFPNLSVKENLELGGYRRGRERRSHNIERVLTIFPRLRERMAQKAGTLSGGEQQMLAIGRGMMSEPKLLVLDEPSLGLSPMLVEEMFALIGKLNEEGLTILLVEQNVRQSLDIATRAFVMENGAIGLSGPADDLMRDPQLQRSYLGI